In Geminocystis sp. NIES-3708, a single window of DNA contains:
- a CDS encoding DUF4351 domain-containing protein, producing the protein MFQEKLAVDLENLGEALLDFNSFTDLTDW; encoded by the coding sequence ATTTTTCAAGAAAAATTAGCGGTAGATTTAGAAAATTTAGGAGAGGCTTTATTAGATTTTAATTCTTTCACGGATTTAACTGATTGGTAG